The Peribacillus simplex genome contains the following window.
GTATTGGTAATTATATATTATCTCAATTATAATTTTAAAAAAAGATATTTCAGAATTTTTTTAATAAAGGAGAAATTATGTATAATAAACCGATTTTAGATTATTGGAATGGAAGGATTGATTCCCATTCTGAAATGGACAGCTTCAGGTACCACCAAAGAGTGCGTTTGTCACCGATTTCGGAATTAAACACCTCTCCCAAAGCATCCAGAACCTTTGGAATGATTGGCTTCAAATGTGATGAAGGCGTCAAAAGGAATAAAGGCAGGATTGGTGCTGCAGAGGGTCCTGATCATATAAGGCAGTCCTTGGCGAAATTACCATGTCATTTATCCTCCCAATCCGAACTGGTGGATGCTGGAAATGTAATCTGTGAAGGTTCAGAGATGGAGGATGCCCAAGCTCAACTGGGATCAGCTGTTGCCCAGATATTGGAGAGTAAAGCGATTCCTATCATACTTGGCGGAGGACATGAAACCCTTTATGGTCATTATCTTGGGATAAGGAAATACGTTGGACCAAAGGCTAGATTGGGGATTATTAATATTGATGCTCACTTTGATATGAGGCCTTATGAAAAAGAAAGTTCATCAGGAACGATGTTTAAACAGATTTTGGACGAAGATCAAAGTTGTGGATATTTATGTGTCGGAATTCAGAAACAGGGAAATACGAAGGCCCTGTTTAAAACTGCTGAGAGGAGTAAGGTCGACTACATATTGGAAGAAGATTTGTCATTGAACGAAATGAATGAAACCAAGCAGCGGATAAATGAATTCGTTAAAAAAAATGACTTCATCATTCTTACATTATGTACTGACGTTATTGATTCAGCCTACGCACCAGGGGTAAGTGCACCCTCTCCATTTGGACTGAATCCGAAATTGGTCCGTGCCATTATTAGGCATGTCGTATCAAACGAAAAGATCCTCTCCTTTGATATCGCGGAAGTGAATCCTTCGTTGGACGAAAATAATAAAACCGTTACATTGGCAGCACATTTAATAAATGAGGTATTGCTGCATTTTAAATAATAAATTATACATCTGGGGGCAGACATACGATGAATCTGGAATTAAATCAAATCACAACTTTATTTCTCGCCGTATCACTGCTTTTGGCGGGTGGACTGTTAATTGGGAAGATTCCCATCCTTAAAAGGTTTTGCATACCGGCTCCAGTAGTGGGAGGATTATTGTTCGCGATACTTGTGACAATCTTCAGACAGGCTGGATTGATCAATTTAACATTGGATACTACTTTACAAAGCCTTTTCATGCTTACTTTCTTTACAACTGTAGGGTTAGGGGCAAGCTTTAAACTTGTTAAGCTAGGTGGGAAACTGCTCGTCATTTACTGGCTGGCTTGTGGCGCCCTGGCTCTTTTTCAGAGTATGATAGGAGTTTCACTTGCAACCGTACTTGATTTAGAGCCTTTATTAGGAGTAGTAATGGGCCCCATCTCGATGGAAGGAGGCCATGGGGCAGCTACTGCATTTGGTGGGACAATTGAAGATCTTGGGGTTAGTTCCGCTTTATCCATTGGACTTGCAGCAGCAACCTTTGGCTTGGTTGCAGGCGGGTTAGCTGGTGGTCCATCCGTTAAATATTTAATCACTAAGTATAAATTACAGCCATCCGAAGCGGATATTGATGATGAAGTGGCAGCAGCCGTGGAAGCGAACGGAGATTCACCCAAAGGGATCAACGCCCAAAACTTCATGATCCAGATTCTGATCATAACATTCTGTATGGCAGCAGGTTCTTACTTAGGAGAGCTTTTCTCGAGTTCAACCGGTTTTGTTTTGCCAAGCTATGTAGGAGCAATGTTTGTAGCGGTTATCGTTAGAAATATTCTTGATGGTTTTAAAAGAGAAGCTGTGGATATGAAAAGCATCGATCTAATCGGAGACGTAACATTGGGAATTTTTCTATCTATGGCCTTAATGAGCATAAAACTATGGGAAGTGGCCGATTTGGCATTGCCGATGCTTCTAATTGTTTTCGTCCAGGTATTTTTCATAGTACTTCTTGGTACATTGGTATTATTCAGATTACTAGGTAAGAATTATGATGCAGCTGTCATGGTTGGTGGCTTTATCGGACATGGATTAGGGGCAACTCCCAACGCAATGGCAAATATGTCTGCCATTACAGGTCAATTTGGTCCTTCGAGAAGGGCATTTCTTATCGTACCGATCGTAGGGGCATTCCTCATCGACCTTTTTGCTATCCCTATTATCATTACCAGTATAAATTTGTTGAAGTGAAAAACCTTCTGACCAGACTGTCTATGATTTTATTCATGGACAGTCTTTTTTATCTATATGTTATTTTGAATGCAAATGGAAGATTACAAGCTTCCTTTACTATGAAATGAGGGTCTCGGATTGCTTCGGGTGATTAATCTTAAGGGTAATCAAGTTTAATGGAGCCACTGTATAGGCTCCTCATTAGTGGATTAACCACGACTCTGCTAAAGGTCAATAATGATACTTGTAGGTTTTTGGTTTATAATAACAACCATCTAGCCTTATGAGGGGGGATCCTATGAATGAATATAATGTAACGGTCAGGAATGGCAGTACATTAATTTTGTCGGAAATCATTAAAGCTGAAGATGAAAGAGAGGTCCTTGGAACACTTTTGATTTCCAGCGAATTATTCAATCAACCATTTACCGACATCAGGATTTTAGAACGCTGATTTGTACCTGCCCGTTCCATTTGTTACACTGTAATAAATCTTAAAACGGTAGGCGATATTATGTGCGGACGTTTCACCCTTTTCACTGACATTGAAGAAATAAAAGACCGGTTCGATATTCAAGGATCATTTGATGAAGAATACCAATTCAGTTACAATATTGCACCTTCCCACTCTGTGCTATCCGTCATTAATGACGGGACTAGGAATCGACTTGGATATCTTCGGTGGGGACTCATTCCTTTTTGGGCAAAAGATGAAAAAGTGGGCTACAAAATGATCAATGCCAGAGCGGAATCCATTGCTGAGAAGGCAAGCTTCAAGAATGCGTATAAGAAGAAACGATGCTTGATAATCGCTGATTCCTTTTATGAGTGGAAGAAGGAACCCGAGCGAAAAATACCCATGCGAATAAAGCTTAAGAATCATGCTCCATTTGGTATGGCCGGTCTCTGGGAATCCTGGAAATCTCCAGAGGGCATCAACATTTATTCGTGCTCAGTTATAACGACCGTTCCTAATGAGCTAATGACCAGCATTCATGATCGTATGCCTGTCATCCTAAAACCTGAAGATGAAAAAGATTGGTTGAATCCATCCATTAATGATCCTGCATATCTGCAGCAGTATTTAAAATCATTCGATCCTGAACAGATGGAAGCATTTGAGGTATCGACTGATGTGAACTCTACTAAAAATAATTCACCTAACCTGATACAACAAATTTGCTGAGAGGTCCTTTCTTTAGACCTCTTTTTATTTTTAGTTTCTTCCTGATAAAAGACAGGATTTGGATCATAGTATAACAAGTACATCATTATTGAAAAAACCTTATTTACTGCACCTGTAAAAGGCCCTTTATTATATTAAGGTCCACATGTGAAATTCTTTAAAACTAAACCTTGCGAAAATACATAAAATGCTGTACTCTTATATTTGCTTTTCAATATGGCTTTCGATGTCACTTTCACAAACTCAGATGGTTTCGGCGAGTTTCCAGTCTGGTACTTTTCTGGTAGATATCGTAATATTTGATAAATTATATAATTTAGATCTTCTTATCAAGAGAGACGGAGGGACTGGCCCGAAGATGTCTCGGCAGCAGACTTAATAGGAGTGCTGTGCCAAATCCAGCAGGCTAATTTTTGCCTGAAAGATAAGGGGGGCGTTTTTTATAAATTAAAAGACCTCTTCTTGTTGTTTAAAGGAAGAGGTCTTTTTTTATGCCGACAGTTTTAAAGTTGTTGATTCCATTAGTGGGCATATCAGGTTATTATTAGCGTTATTTGCAAAAACTGTTAAAAGAATAAGGGCTGTGACACATGTCATGCGAAAAATAAAAAGAGGTGTTCATCATGAGTGCAAACAATAAAGGGAATCCCTGGGCATTGATCCCATTTGTCGTTTTTTTAATTTTATTTATTGGCTCCGGAATCATCACTAAAGATTTTTATTCATTTCCGGTGATTGTAGCGATTTCTATCGCATCAGCAGCTGCATTGGCAATGAATCGGAAAGAGACTTTCAATCAAAAGGTTGAAATCTTCTGTAAAGGTGCCGGGGACTCCAATATTATGTTAATGGTTATCATTTTCCTTTTGGCTGGCGCTTTTTCCAAGGTTGCAAATGGCATGGGGGCAGTTGAATCAACAGTGAATCTTGCCTTAGCTGTTTTTCCGCAAAATCTATTAATGGTAGGGATTTTCATTATTGCTTGTTTTATTTCTTTATCTATGGGGACAAGCATGGGAACGATTGTTGCCCTAGCACCTATTGGGGTTGGAATTAGTGAGCAAACAGATATTTCGCTTGCCCTTTCAATGGCGGCCGTTATTGGTGGTGCGATGTTTGGTGATAATCTATCCTTCATTTCGGATACGACAATCGCTGCAGTTCGAACACAGGGAACGAAAATGAAGGATAAGTTTAAAGTGAATTTTTTCATCGTTTTACCTGCGGCCATCATCACATGTGCCATCCTAGGAATTTTAACGATGGGTGAACAAGCCGAAATTTCCCAACATGCTTATAATTGGGTGAAGATCCTTCCATATCTTTGTGTATTGATCACTGCATTGGCAGGAGTCAATGTGTTCCTGGTCCTTTCCATCGGAATTGTATTTGCCGGAATTATCGGCTTGGCTGATGGAAGTTATCAACCGTTGGGTGTCATTCAAAAGGTTGGGGAAGGAATGGCGGGAATGTATGAAATCTCCTTCCTTGCCATTTTAATTGCAGGTATGGTAGCTGTAATCAAACATAATGGTGGCATCGATTATTTACTCCACCTTGTGACCCGAAATAGCAAATCAAAAAAAGGAGCGGAATTCAGCATTGCCGGGCTTGTTGGTTTGACGAACCTTTCAACGGCAAATAACACGATTTCGATTATCATTGCCGGGCCACTTGCCAAAAATATTGCCGAGAAGTATGGGATTGATCCACGTAAATCGGCGAGCTTGCTTGACGTTTTTGCCTGTTGCATCCAAGGGTTGATTCCATATGGGGCACAGCTCCTTGTTGCAGCAGGGGTAGCAAAGATTTCCCCTATAAGCATCTTGCCATATTCTTATTACCCAATACTTATTGGAATTTGTGGAATTATTGCCATCTTGATTGGTTTTCCAAGGTTTCAGGCGGGAAATGATGAAGCGAAGAAACCTACTTCTTAAAATGAGAATAATTTTGAAACAACACCCTGAATCATTGGATTCAGGGTGTTGTTATGACTATTACCATAAAATTGCCGTTTGGCAACGATATGCGACCAAAAATATTTTGGTATGAAAAAAGATATTTATGAATAAGGTTATTAGTTTAAACTAATAAAAATAAGCCTGAACCATTTATTCTGGTTCAGGCTTATTTTCTTTTGTAACGAAAATTTCTTTATAAGACCGATAATTTCTTGTTTCAAGAGAGTTTTTTGCATAAGTGTTATTTAGCTAAACAGAAGCTTTGTTTAATGACGAACTGAAAAGAGTGATATGTTTGAATAAAAAACTTTTCACTTTATCTTTAATAGATTTGCCTTTACTTTCCCCTCTTTACGGTCAGTTGTTGAGGCTTTTTTCTAGTTGATAATGAAAATAAGAGCAGGTGAATTGGACAAATTAAGACCTGATTTACAAAACCTTAACATTGGATTAATGTGGGGTTTATATTGATAAATTATGATTGAACCGTAATAAACAGTAATAAACATTAAAAATCCCACATTAAGATTGGCTTTTTATTGAGAGCAGGTATAAAAGCTAGAAAGAGAATTTAATAGATAGAATGAGAAAAGGGGCTATATAGCATGAGTTTCATTGCGATAGATTTAGACGGAACATTATTAAACGACCAGAATGAAATTAGTGATGAAAATATAAAGGCGATTCAATATGCCCAAGATAGAGGCTTTGAAGTAGTTATTTCAACAGGACGAGCTTATTTTGACGTTCAAACAATTTGTGAAAAAGCCGGGATTTCCCCATTTGTAATCGGGACAAATGGCGCAACCATTCATTCCAAAAGCGGAAAGTGCATTTCTTCTATTACGATAACTAAAGATCGTGTCGAATCTATTCTCCAATGGTTAGATGAACGTAATTATTATTACGAAGTGTTTACTGATAAAGCCATTTATACTCTTAAAAAGGGAAGAGAACATTTCCATAATGAGATTAAAAGTTTGAAAAGCGCAGATTTGAATACAGATATGAAAGAATTAGTTGAAGTAGCGGAAAGGCAATTTGACCAGTTTGGATATGTTTTAGTTGAAAACTATCATGATATCTTAAAACAGGAGGAAGAATTCTATAACGTATTAGCATGTTCTCTCGATAAAAAGAAATTAGAGGAAGCATGGAACCAATTCAAACAGTTTGATGAGTTGATGGTTGTTTCATCTGCTGATCACAACATTGAAATTACTAGTAAAAGAGCTTCAAAAGGAATGGCCCTTGAAAAATTGGCTTTTTTGATGAATGGCTCCTTAGATCAGGCTATTGCAATCGGGGACAGCAACAATGATTTATCCATGTTCCAGAAAGTTGGATACAGCGTAGCGATGGGAAATGCGAAAGATGTCATAAAAGCTGTTTGTACAACGACAACCATGAAAAATGATGAGAACGGGGTAGCTTATGCGATTTATCGATATATGGAGAACTTCGAGGTTCAAAAATAAGTGTCAATGCCGAAGGAGCGAGCGATAAAATGGCATGGATATATATCATAATGGCAGGACTTTTGGAAATCGTCTGTTTATGAGGGGGGATTGTTTATGGCAGTAGCAAAGAAGCAGGTCAAAAAATGGTTTACCTTATGTATCTTAATTTTGGGAGGAGGAACAATATTTAAATTATCATCCTTAAAAGATGCTTTTTACATTCCGATGCAAAAATATTTTCATCTTTCACATACCCAAATAGGTTTGGCATTATCTGTATATGCTATTGTGCAAATGTTTGGTTATGTAGTCTCCATTTATATCACTGATAGATTTTCTAAAAGGAAGTTAATTCCGTTTGGATTGATTGGGGTAGGTGCAACTGGGATTTATTTATCTACTATACCAAGTTATTATGGAATTTTAGCTTCTTGGGGAGTAATGGCTTTATTTACAGAGATTACTTTTTGGCCAGTATTGATAAAAACCGTTAGATTGCTTGGAGACTCCGACGAACAAGGCAGGATGTTTGGATTTCTTGAAGCTGGCCGTGGTGTTGTAGATACAATCGTTGCATTCTCTGCTCTAGGTATATTTATTTGGTTAGGATCTGAGTCATTAGGTTTCAGAGCCGCAATTTTATTCTTTGCCTTGATTACAATTATTGTTGGTATTATTAGTTATTTCTTTATAGAGGACGATATTATTGAAACGTTTGATAAGGGTGGAGAAGAAATTAGTAAAAATAAAATAGTTTTGAAAGGTGCGATTCAAGCAATTAAAACTCCTAAATTGTGGTTTTCCTCATTTACAATATTTTGCGTTTATACGGTTTACGCAGGTTTAACTTACTTTATTCCGTTCTTGGAAGAAATTTATGGAATGCCGGTAGCGTTATTAGGTGCATATGGGATTATAAACCAATACGGATTAAAAATGATAGGCGGTCCCATCGGTGGATTCTTAGTTGATAAAAAATTTAAATCAGCGACAAAATACCTTAGATTTACATTTCTCTTATCCATTATTGCAATGATAATTTTTATTATGCTTCCACATGACAAAATGAATATTTATATAGGAATAATTGCGACACTTGGCTTCGGAACGATTGTATTTACTCAACGGGCTGTGTTTTTTGCCCCATTAGATGAAATTGATATTCCAAAAGAAATAAGCGGTGCTGCCGTATCAGTAGCTTGTTTAGTTGGTTATGCTCCTTCAATTTTCGCCTTTGCCATGTATGGTAATATTCTGGATCACAATCCTGGAATTACTGGATATAGATATGTATTTTTGATTATGATTGCATTTGCAGCTATAGGTTTTATTATAAGTAACTATTCAGTTAAAATTTTAAAAAAGAAAAAACAAACTAACCGATATTTGGAAGATAATTAAATGAATGTTTAATTTTTTATCAATATATAAATTGGCTTAAATTTGGGTAACAAATGAAAATTGGATTAGAAACAGAAAGCTTTCACTTGCAGTTTATTATAGGTTGAATGAATATTTTCGATTTTATCAGAAGGCTGTTTTCACATACTTTGTTGCTATTTACCAGGTAGTGAGTTGTGGTTGATTTCCCCTCCAGATGCTCGCTTTCCTTGGTGCGGGCGGTGAGCCTCCTCGGCGTAAACGCCTGTGGGGTCTCACCTGTCCCGCTGCTCCCGCAGGAGTCTCGCACTTCCGCTCCAATCAACCTTAAATAGTTTCGTTTTAAAAACAACAATCTTTACGAAAAGAGCCTATCAGAAAAAACAGCTAATCATTTAAGATGTAAAAACCGTATTTCAATCAAAAACTGATTGATCCTTTAACAACATACTATCCAAGTGATGATCTTTTAGAACAAATGTTATTGGCCCAAGATAATGAAATTAAAGAATCTGTACAAACGGTCAAAAAGTTACGAGAAAAATATTGTAGATAAAAAGGAGATTTTTATTATGAAAGAAGCAGTTTTAACAAATAATGCGCCACAACCTATTGGACCATATTCCCAAGCGGTATTATCAAAAGGGATTCTCTATATTTCGGGGCAACTCCCTTTAAATCCTAATACTAATAAATTAGCTATAGGCATTGAAGACCAAGCAAGACAATGTTTAGAAAATTTAAAGCACATTTTAATAGAAAAAGGTCTAGAAATGAATTCAGTTTTGAAAACAACTATATTTGTGACTGATTTCCAGCTAGGAGTACCATTCAGGTAGCAGAATTACCTATGAGTGCAATGATTGAAAAGAGAACTTTCGTAAGCAAAGTCGTTAAGTAGAAATTAATTCAAATAAAAATAGAAGTCGAACAAAATTTAGTTTAATTTCTTCTCTGCACAATAAATTAACATAAAGGTGGGTAAAACATGAAAATTGGATTAGAGACAGAAAGCTTTCACTTGCAGTTTATTACAGGTCGAATGGATATTTTCGGTTTTATCAGAAAAACAGCCGAATTGGGATTAGATGGAGTCATGATCAATATTGTTCCATGGCCAGGGTTGCCAGGAATTGGTACATTAGAATCATTTGAACCGGAATACTTAGACAATGTAAAAAAAGAAATTCAAAAGTATGGATTTTTCGCTGAAATCGATACAAATGGAACCGACCCGAAACATCTAACCGAGGTCATTGAGGCCGCGCATAGAATTGGAGCGGATGTCATTCGTACGTATACCTGCATGGGAGAATATGATCCAGGCAGATTGAGAAGAGCTCCTGAAGATATTAAACAAATTGTACCATTATTAAAGAAATATAGAATCAAGCTTGCTGTTGAAAATCACGAGGAAGAGTTAACGGATGAAGTGATTCAAATCATTAAGGAAGTCAACAGCCCTTGGGTTGGTGCTCATTGTGATTTCGGGAATGCAATGATGGCATGGGAGGACCCGGTTGAAGCTGTAAGAAAATTAGCACCATATGCCTTTACAACTCATTTTAAGGATCATATTATCGTCCATGATGGCGAAGATTACAGGGTATGTGGCGTACCTGCTGGGACTGGTAACATCGATTTGGAAGAATGTTTTAAAATATTGATTGAGAATTCAATGTTGACTAGAATCAACGTTGAAATGTGCTTCCCGTATGCCATCCATTTTAAGAGAGAGCCTGGTACAGGCGGAGTCTTTGCAGTAGGCGAAGGAGCATTTAAGGTGGAACAACCTCCTTATGATTTGAATGTAATTAAACCATTGGATTACTATTATCCGCCAACAGAACTTCTAGAACAAATGATTGAGGATCAAGAAAAAGGTGCAAAGCAATCGGTTAGATATGCACTTGCATTAAGGGATAAATACTGCCGCTAATAAAAAACAGGGAGAGGTTCTTTCGAGAATAATCTCCCTGTTTTTTATTTTGCAGAAGGGTGCTTGAGTTTAACAATAGGGTTGTTACACAACACTTTCTTATGGAACTAAAGGGGCTGGTTAGTTCAAGAGTGAGTTTTGATCTTTGTTCAACAATTGGGCCAGATTGTGGAAGATCATTTTAAAAGAAAATACGATATTTGTCTGTGAGATTCTGAAGAATTGTACTAAGCTAAAGGACAGAATAGTTGAAGAAAATCAAGTTTATATATATTTTGTCCATCAACGTTCCATTGTAATGTAATCCTTCTTTCTATCTTTTTATAAGATTTAAATAGAAATATTACATCAATTGGGTTCTAACTCCCCCAAAAGTAGCAAGATGAGCGAATAAAAAAACAGTACCACCGCTATAAAAGTGGTGGTACTGCTATATTGAGTGACAAGTGTTTTATTAATTAGAACGTACTTGCTACTTTAACAGCTTTTTCAAGCCCTGCAGCAATAATTTCTTCTGCTTTATCAGGGAATTGATTGTGACCCTCAATCACTACTTTCTCTATATTTTTTACACCGAAGAAGCT
Protein-coding sequences here:
- the hutG gene encoding formimidoylglutamase, yielding MYNKPILDYWNGRIDSHSEMDSFRYHQRVRLSPISELNTSPKASRTFGMIGFKCDEGVKRNKGRIGAAEGPDHIRQSLAKLPCHLSSQSELVDAGNVICEGSEMEDAQAQLGSAVAQILESKAIPIILGGGHETLYGHYLGIRKYVGPKARLGIINIDAHFDMRPYEKESSSGTMFKQILDEDQSCGYLCVGIQKQGNTKALFKTAERSKVDYILEEDLSLNEMNETKQRINEFVKKNDFIILTLCTDVIDSAYAPGVSAPSPFGLNPKLVRAIIRHVVSNEKILSFDIAEVNPSLDENNKTVTLAAHLINEVLLHFK
- the gltS gene encoding sodium/glutamate symporter; amino-acid sequence: MNLELNQITTLFLAVSLLLAGGLLIGKIPILKRFCIPAPVVGGLLFAILVTIFRQAGLINLTLDTTLQSLFMLTFFTTVGLGASFKLVKLGGKLLVIYWLACGALALFQSMIGVSLATVLDLEPLLGVVMGPISMEGGHGAATAFGGTIEDLGVSSALSIGLAAATFGLVAGGLAGGPSVKYLITKYKLQPSEADIDDEVAAAVEANGDSPKGINAQNFMIQILIITFCMAAGSYLGELFSSSTGFVLPSYVGAMFVAVIVRNILDGFKREAVDMKSIDLIGDVTLGIFLSMALMSIKLWEVADLALPMLLIVFVQVFFIVLLGTLVLFRLLGKNYDAAVMVGGFIGHGLGATPNAMANMSAITGQFGPSRRAFLIVPIVGAFLIDLFAIPIIITSINLLK
- a CDS encoding SOS response-associated peptidase, with protein sequence MCGRFTLFTDIEEIKDRFDIQGSFDEEYQFSYNIAPSHSVLSVINDGTRNRLGYLRWGLIPFWAKDEKVGYKMINARAESIAEKASFKNAYKKKRCLIIADSFYEWKKEPERKIPMRIKLKNHAPFGMAGLWESWKSPEGINIYSCSVITTVPNELMTSIHDRMPVILKPEDEKDWLNPSINDPAYLQQYLKSFDPEQMEAFEVSTDVNSTKNNSPNLIQQIC
- a CDS encoding Na+/H+ antiporter NhaC family protein, which gives rise to MSANNKGNPWALIPFVVFLILFIGSGIITKDFYSFPVIVAISIASAAALAMNRKETFNQKVEIFCKGAGDSNIMLMVIIFLLAGAFSKVANGMGAVESTVNLALAVFPQNLLMVGIFIIACFISLSMGTSMGTIVALAPIGVGISEQTDISLALSMAAVIGGAMFGDNLSFISDTTIAAVRTQGTKMKDKFKVNFFIVLPAAIITCAILGILTMGEQAEISQHAYNWVKILPYLCVLITALAGVNVFLVLSIGIVFAGIIGLADGSYQPLGVIQKVGEGMAGMYEISFLAILIAGMVAVIKHNGGIDYLLHLVTRNSKSKKGAEFSIAGLVGLTNLSTANNTISIIIAGPLAKNIAEKYGIDPRKSASLLDVFACCIQGLIPYGAQLLVAAGVAKISPISILPYSYYPILIGICGIIAILIGFPRFQAGNDEAKKPTS
- a CDS encoding Cof-type HAD-IIB family hydrolase gives rise to the protein MSFIAIDLDGTLLNDQNEISDENIKAIQYAQDRGFEVVISTGRAYFDVQTICEKAGISPFVIGTNGATIHSKSGKCISSITITKDRVESILQWLDERNYYYEVFTDKAIYTLKKGREHFHNEIKSLKSADLNTDMKELVEVAERQFDQFGYVLVENYHDILKQEEEFYNVLACSLDKKKLEEAWNQFKQFDELMVVSSADHNIEITSKRASKGMALEKLAFLMNGSLDQAIAIGDSNNDLSMFQKVGYSVAMGNAKDVIKAVCTTTTMKNDENGVAYAIYRYMENFEVQK
- a CDS encoding MFS transporter; its protein translation is MAVAKKQVKKWFTLCILILGGGTIFKLSSLKDAFYIPMQKYFHLSHTQIGLALSVYAIVQMFGYVVSIYITDRFSKRKLIPFGLIGVGATGIYLSTIPSYYGILASWGVMALFTEITFWPVLIKTVRLLGDSDEQGRMFGFLEAGRGVVDTIVAFSALGIFIWLGSESLGFRAAILFFALITIIVGIISYFFIEDDIIETFDKGGEEISKNKIVLKGAIQAIKTPKLWFSSFTIFCVYTVYAGLTYFIPFLEEIYGMPVALLGAYGIINQYGLKMIGGPIGGFLVDKKFKSATKYLRFTFLLSIIAMIIFIMLPHDKMNIYIGIIATLGFGTIVFTQRAVFFAPLDEIDIPKEISGAAVSVACLVGYAPSIFAFAMYGNILDHNPGITGYRYVFLIMIAFAAIGFIISNYSVKILKKKKQTNRYLEDN
- a CDS encoding RidA family protein: MKEAVLTNNAPQPIGPYSQAVLSKGILYISGQLPLNPNTNKLAIGIEDQARQCLENLKHILIEKGLEMNSVLKTTIFVTDFQLGVPFR
- a CDS encoding sugar phosphate isomerase/epimerase family protein is translated as MKIGLETESFHLQFITGRMDIFGFIRKTAELGLDGVMINIVPWPGLPGIGTLESFEPEYLDNVKKEIQKYGFFAEIDTNGTDPKHLTEVIEAAHRIGADVIRTYTCMGEYDPGRLRRAPEDIKQIVPLLKKYRIKLAVENHEEELTDEVIQIIKEVNSPWVGAHCDFGNAMMAWEDPVEAVRKLAPYAFTTHFKDHIIVHDGEDYRVCGVPAGTGNIDLEECFKILIENSMLTRINVEMCFPYAIHFKREPGTGGVFAVGEGAFKVEQPPYDLNVIKPLDYYYPPTELLEQMIEDQEKGAKQSVRYALALRDKYCR